In Patagioenas fasciata isolate bPatFas1 chromosome 18, bPatFas1.hap1, whole genome shotgun sequence, a genomic segment contains:
- the LRRC59 gene encoding leucine-rich repeat-containing protein 59, with protein MSRGGGKGPSLKDKLDGNELDLSLCDLNEVPVRELAALPKATILDLSCNNLISLPSDFCSLMHLVKLDLSKNRLQQLPLDFGRLVNLQHLDLLNNRLVTLPVSFAQLKNLKWLDLKDNPLDPVLAKVAGDCLDEKQCKQAAVKVLQHMKAIQSEQDRQRQRKLQAEREMEKKREAEQRAKEAQERELRKREKAEEKERRRREYDAQKAAKQEMEKKTKKENVQTRKPASSSRPPPPPRHKHSWSRSVLRVLLFALFCVLCTLAACKLTELRRQPLCISVNTLYEDVLAALQNHKTLQNLLQQNSQQ; from the exons ATGTCCCGGGGTGGCGGGAAGGGACCGAGCCTGAAGGACAAGCTGGACGGTAACGAGCTGGACCTGAGCCTCTGCGACCTGAACGAGGTGCCGGTCCGGGAGCTG gCTGCTCTTCCGAAAGCTACTATACTGGATTTGTCCTGTAACAACCTCATTTCCTTGCCG TCAGACTTCTGCAGTTTGATGCATCTGGTGAAACTGGATTTGAGTAAAAATCGGCTTCAACAGCTGCCCTTAGACTTCGGCCGCCTGGTCAATCTGCAGCACCTGGACCTTCTGAACAACCGTTTAGTGACTCTGCCAGTCAGCTTTGCACAGCTCAAG aatctGAAGTGGCTGGATCTGAAGGACAATCCCCTGGATCCTGTCCTAGCTAAAGTAGCAGGAGACTGTCTGGATGAGAAGCAGTGTAAACAGGCTGCCGTCAAG gttctgcagcacatGAAAGCCATCCAGTCTGAGCAGGACCGGCAACGGCAACGGAAGCTGCAGGCAGAGCGAG AAATGGAGAAGAAGCGTGAAGCAGAACAGCGAGCAAAGGAGGCTCAAGAGAGGGAACTGAGGAAGCGAGAGAAGGCGGAAGAAAAGGAACGCAGAAGACGGGAGTATGATGCTCAGAAAGCTGCAAAACAGGAGatggaaaagaaaactaaaaaagaaaatgtgcagACCCGAA AGCCCGCCTCCAGCTCTCGTCCCCCTCCGCCACCCCGGCACAAGCACTCCTGGTCGCGGTCGGTGCTGCGGGTCCTGCTTTTCGCACTGTTCTGCGTCCTCTGCACGTTGGCCGCTTGCAAGCTGACGGAGCTGCGACGCCAACCCCTGTGCATCAGCGTGAACACTCTCTACGAGGACGTGTTAGCCGCTctgcaaaaccacaaaaccctgcAAAATCTGCTACAGCAGAACTCGCAGCAGTGA
- the MRPL27 gene encoding large ribosomal subunit protein bL27m encodes MAAVRSLFLTPPQMSLVAVRCASKKSGGSSKNLGGRSPGKRYGYKKVEGAFVHAGNILATQRLIRWHPGAHVGMGRNKTLYALEDGIVRYTKEVYIPPPRSSESREVICRLPKGAILYKTFINVIPTAEVGSFKLVTML; translated from the exons ATGGCGGCAGTGCGGAGTTTGT TTCTAACCCCTCCTCAGATGAGCCTGGTTGCTGTCAGATGTGCCTCTAAGAAAAGTGGAGGAAGCTCAAAAAATTTAGGTGGCCGCAGCCCTGGGAAGCGCTACGGGTACAAAAAAGTTGAAG GTGCATTTGTGCACGCTGGCAACATCTTGGCTACGCAGCGGTTGATACGCTGGCATCCAGGGGCTCAC GTGGGGATGGGCCGTAACAAGACGCTCTACGCCCTGGAAGACGGGATCGTCAGATACACCAAAGAGGTTTATATACCCCCACCCCGCAGCAGCGAGAGCCGGGAGGTGATCTGCCGCCTACCCAAAGGAGCAATTCTTTATAAGACCTTTATCAATGTTATCCCTACCGCAGAAGTAGGAAGTTTTAAACTGGTCACCATGCTCTGA
- the EME1 gene encoding crossover junction endonuclease EME1: MAGGESGSEGSDGEELPTLASILQPPPGGLSLQRPSSPRPEPGVVVVESSEEEDEVVEVPLSERIKRRGEATFNPPKLDAGDVAGRAGFSTNRDLVPDSQALMLPGDVSCGDQNGMRGSERLSLCPPDAVDQPSRPLVSEASPEISPSPKNPKYSQKEREAICQAAWQRRKEREARRRQQEQEKERKRALAKMLKAQRPGECQKYITVVLDPALLQVEGGGQILSALQAANYSCVVESQAVPCSVSWRRKTLSSQMEDGDEWTEEPNVLVLLHLEEFLSMVHNYKQGGQGCTEGQKDTLQSYVAGVMEKMPGKILALQVVGVENYFRVQSKKRPRQAAAGGNQEEEQGKRRKKKVKDSGLEITRLDVEEALVDLQLSKIQVNIFESCEELGEFATMLTKAVAEAPFRREREKTDFSFYLDKRWCGGVRVDRSGKGLFEVWKRQIQQFNRVSLEMADAVVSAYPSPQLLVQAYSRCSSEHERENMLANIPVHRGEGVTATSRRIGPELSRRIYLQMTSDDPDLYLDFMG, translated from the exons ATGGCGGGTGGGGAGTCGGGGTCTGAGGGGAGCGATGGGGAGGAGCTGCCCACTTTAGCCTCCATTCTGCAGCCGCCACCCGGCGGGTTGAGCCTCCAGCGGCCCTCGTCCCCCCGTCCCGAGCCGGGGGTGGTTGTGGTGGAGAGCAGCGAAGAGGAGGATGAGGTGGTGGAGGTCCCTCTGTCTGAGAGGATCAAGAGGAGGGGGGAGGCGACTTTTAACCCCCCCAAGCTGGACGCTGGGGATGTGGCAGGCAGAGCTGGGTTTTCTACCAACCGTGACTTGGTGCCTGACAGCCAAGCCCTGATGTTGCCTGGAGACGTGTCTTGTGGGGACCAGAATGGCATGCGTGGCTCTGAGAGGCTTTCCTTGTGTCCACCTGACGCTGTGGACCAGCCGAGCAGGCCCCTGGTAAGCGAAGCGAGCCCCGAAATATCCCCCTCTCCCAAGAACCCAAAATATAGTCAGAAGGAGAGGGAGGCAATCTGCCAGGCTGCATGGCAGAGAAGGAAGGAGCGAGAAGCACGGcggaggcagcaggagcaggaaaaagagaggaagagggcCCTTGCCAAGATGTTGAAAGCTCAGCGACCGGGGGAGTGCCAGAAATACATAACAGTGGTGCTAGATCCAG CTCTATTACAGGTGGAAGGTGGTGGGCAGATCCTTAGTGCTTTGCAGGCTGCGAATTATTCCTGTGTTGTTGAGAGTCAGGCTGTTCCCTGCAGTGTTTCCTGGAGGAGAAAGACTCTCTCATCTCAG ATGGAAGATGGAGATGAATGGACAGAAGAACCAAATGTCCTGGTTCTGCTGCACTTGGAGGAGTTTTTGTCCATGGTTCACAACTACAAACAA GGGGGCCAGGGCTGTACAGAAGGACAGAAGGACACCCTGCAGAGCTATGTAGCTGGTGTGATGGAGAAAATGCCCGGGAAAATTCTGGCACTGCAAGTAGTTGGAGTAGAAAATTATTTCAG AGTTCAGTCAAAAAAGAGGCCGCGACAAGCAGCAGCAGGTGGAAACCAAGAGGAGGAGCAGGGAAAACggagaaaaaagaaagttaaGGATTCTGGCCTGGAGATAACCAGACTGGACGTGGAAGAA GCCTTGGTGGATCTGCAGCTCTCCAAAATCCAAGTCAACATTTTTGAGAGCTGCGAGGAGCTCGGAGAATTTGCCACTATGTTGACAAAAGCTGTAGCTGAAGCACCGTTCAG GCGAGAGCGGGAGAAGACAGACTTCTCTTTCTACTTGGATAAGCGGTGGTGTGGAGGGGTGAGAGTGGATCGTTCCGGAAAGGGTCTCTTCGAAGTCTGGAAGAGGCAGATACAGCAATTTAATCGTGTCAGCCTTGAGATGGCTGATGCTGTTGTGTCTGCCTACCCTTCTCCTCAGCTACTGGTCCAG GCCTATAGCAGATGCtcctcggagcacgagcgagaaaACATGCTGGCTAATATCCCTGTACATCGTGGAGAGGGTGTGACAGCCACCTCCCGGCGGATCGGACCAGAGCTCTCCCGACGAATCTATCTGCAGATGACTTCTGATGACCCTGATCTCTATTTGGATTTCATGGGGTAG